In Pelmatolapia mariae isolate MD_Pm_ZW linkage group LG2, Pm_UMD_F_2, whole genome shotgun sequence, one DNA window encodes the following:
- the LOC134634548 gene encoding chromaffin granule amine transporter, with product MAWLHQSRGSPRLVLVVVCVALLLDNMLLTVVVPIIPTFLYAIEHPSPEPQTAQPSLLPLPGLGASRLGTAPSQPPSSAFSLQTSRRTSQRLHLPRPSTSAPVQVTGPTLSALVSLFDNSTFSLTDVSAGTEPADRTSVTADVQGNETEGSSCLQDSLFLEEENVRVGLLFASKAIIQLLVNPFVGPLTNRIGYHIPMFAGFIIMFVSTIMFAFSGTYALLFVARSLQGIGSSFSSVAGLGMLASVYTDDEERGIAMGVALGGLAMGVLIGAPFGSVMYDFVGKSAPFLILAFLAVFDGALQLCILQPSKISPGSVEGTPLLTLLKDPYILVSAGSLCFANMGVAILEPTLPIWMMQTMCSPKWQLGIAFLPASVSYLIGTNLFGVLANKMGRWLCSMLGMFIVGISLLCVPFATSIYGLIGPNGGLGFAIGMVDSSMMAIMGYLVDIRHASVYGSVYAIADVALCMGFAIGPSTGGALVQAVGFPCLMVFIGVINILYAPLCFLLRNPAVREEKMAIIDQECVMHRKSYNTESREFPLSDYSEEEETEE from the exons ATGGCGTGGCTCCATCAGAGTCGAGGCTCACCCAGACTCGTCCTGGTGGTGGTTTGTGTCGCTCTGCTGCTCGACAATATGCTGCTCACTGTGGTCG TACCGATCATCCCAACATTCCTCTACGCCATCGAGCATCCGAGTCCGGAGCCACAGACCGCCCAGCCCTCTCTGCTCCCTCTGCCCGGCCTTGGTGCATCACGTCTGGGCACTGCACCCTCACAGCCCCCCTCCTCCGCCTTCAGCCTCCAGACCTCCAGACGGACCTCCCAGCGCCTCCACCTGCCTCGGCCCAGTACCAGTGCACCGGTCCAGGTTACAGGGCCGACCCTATCGGCTCTGGTGTCCCTGTTTGATAACTCGACCTTCAGCCTGACTGACGTGAGCGCCGGCACCGAACCGGCGGACCGGACCTCAGTGACCGCGGATGTGCAGGGCAACGAGACCGAA GGCTCTTCCTGTCTTCAGGACAGTTTGTTTCTGGAAGAAGAAAATGTTCGAGTTGGTTTGTTGTTTGCTTCTAAAGCTATCATCCAGCTGCTCGTCAACCCCTTCGTTGGTCCACTGACTAACag GATCGGGTATCACATCCCCATGTTTGCTGGTTTCATCATCATGTTTGTGTCAACCATCA TGTTTGCCTTCTCAGGGACGTACGCTCTGCTGTTCGTCGCTCGCTCTCTGCAGGGGATCGGCTCGTCCTTCTCCTCAGTGGCAG GTCTGGGCATGCTGGCCAGCGTGTACACGGACGATGAGGAGAGAGGCATCGCGATGGGCGTGGCGCTGGGAGGACTGGCTATGGGAGTCCTGA TCGGAGCGCCTTTCGGCAGCGTGATGTATGACTTTGTGGGGAAGAGCGCCCCCTTCCTGATCCTGGCCTTCCTGGCTGTGTTCGATGGAG cgTTGCAGTTGTGCATCCTGCAGCCTTCAAAGATCTCTCCTGGG AGTGTGGAGGGAACGCCGTTACTGACCCTGCTGAAGGATCCGTACATCCTCGTCAGTGCAG GGTCTCTGTGCTTCGCCAACATGGGCGTGGCCATCCTGGAGCCCACTCTGCCCATCTGGATGATGCAGACGATGTGCTCCCCAAAATGGCAGCTGG GTATTGCCTTCCTCCCTGCCAGCGTGTCCTACCTGATAGGAACAAACCTGTTTGGAGTTCTCGCCAATAAGATGGGACG GTGGCTGTGCTCCATGCTAGGGATGTTTATCGTTGGCATCAGTCTGCTGTGT gttcCCTTTGCCACCAGTATCTACGGCCTGATTGGACCAAACGGTGGTCTGGGATTTGCGATAG GTATGGTGGACTCCTCCATGATGGCCATTATGGGCTACCTGGTTGATATCCGCCACGCCTCCGTCTACGGCAGCGTCTACGCCATCGCTGACGTGGCGCTGTGCATGGGCTTCGCTATAG GGCCATCCACAGGGGGCGCTCTGGTGCAGGCTGTGGGCTTTCCCTGTCTCATGGTGTTCATCGGGGTCATCAACATCCTTTACGCGCCGCTCTGCTTCCTGTTACGTAACCCTGCTGTCCGAGAGGAGAAAATG gcGATCATTGATCAGGAGTGTGTGATGCACAGGAAAAGCTACAACACAGAGAGCCGTGAGTTTCCTCTGAGCGACtacagtgaggaggaggagacggagGAGTGA